The Danio aesculapii chromosome 8, fDanAes4.1, whole genome shotgun sequence genome window below encodes:
- the zgc:136971 gene encoding S9 family peptidase has product MESEIRDVFRHCMRFPVPISASVIADELLDTANEKRCFTVLTRWSQCDLERGVKLQFSKTWTLLCKHDIVEHVLPSGTSSQIEKELLSCQSPSGTLQAVIREEAGHQYLEVWGQNGLEKSLDLTALNKHGRVYEDAQFGCLTWSPCEKRLLYVAEKKRVEPSVHSSFGSANEDGGLVLLEEQDKNVYVEDWGEGLVGKSSPVLCVADLSKASVIVYAGVPPQISPAQALWAPNGRGVVFVGQWNEPFRLGLKFCSNRRSALYYLDMKGNCESLSSDGMSVSSPRMSPDSCWIVYLQGEVFGPHHQCLSMMLYDMKNRSTSILVDVVRKAEKGQFAGIYESLPSHCWSADSERVFFSSACENKKAVFSVDRTTGRVIEVCGLDVLRLDDFGSVQLLTIQKDLMVLSCSSPNQPPCLRAGFLSTVDHAEDMQLSNLGGADVYEGFDWQPMLITPPSQEENHQFSGLNFGAILLKPYSPPERRKTPLVVNIHGGPHAHFAADWNATAAALTKLGFAVLMVNYRGSTGFGQDSIESLLGNVGSQDVKDVQRAVLCALQNETSLDPDRVAVMGGSHGGFLACHLVGQYPDFYRACAARNPVINAATLLGTSDIVDWRYSSVGLQYAFDQLPTSQSLISMLEKSPIVHAPQIRAPVLLMLGGRDRRVSPHQGLELYRALKSRNTPVRLLWFSDEGHSLSKVNTQSDCFLNILLWFKEHLN; this is encoded by the exons ATGGAGAGTGAAATCAGAGATGTGTTCAGGCACTGTATGCGGTTCCCTGTGCCCATTTCTGCCTCTGTGATTGCTGATGAACTGCTGGACACTGCCAATGAAAAGCGATGCTTCACAGTATTGACCA GATGGAGTCAGTGTGATTTGGAGAGAGGTGTGAAACTGCAGTTTTCTAAGACATGGACTTTACTGTGTAAACATGACATAGTGGAGCATGTGCTGCCATCTGGAACCAGCTCACAAATAGAGAAAGA GTTGCTCAGCTGCCAGTCTCCATCTGGGACTCTTCAAGCTGTCATCCGGGAAGAAGCAGGACACCAGTATTTGGAG GTTTGGGGCCAAAATGGGCTGGAAAAAAGCTTGGATCTTACAGCTCTGAATAAGCATGGAAGAGTGTACGAAGATG CTCAGTTTGGATGTTTGACCTGGTCACCATGTGAAAAAAGGTTGCTCTATGTAGCTGAAAAAAAGAGGGTGGAGCCATCTGTGCATTCATCTTTTGGATCAGCCAATGAGGACGGGGGGCTAGTGTTGCTTGAGGAACAG GATAAGAATGTGTATGTTGAAGACTGGGGCGAGGGGCTGGTGGGTAAAAGCAGTCCAGTTTTGTGTGTAGCTGATCTCAGTAAAGCATCAGTCATCGTATATGCTGGCGTCCCTCCTCAAATATCACCAGCACAG GCTCTGTGGGCACCTAATGGAAGGGGCGTGGTGTTTGTGGGCCAATGGAATGAGCCGTTCAGACTAGGCCTGAAGTTCTGCTCCAATCGCAG ATCAGCTCTCTACTATCTGGATATGAAAGGGAACTGTG AGAGCTTGTCATCTGATGGCATGTCTGTGTCAAGCCCTCGAATGAGTCCAGACTCGTGTTGGATTGTCTACTTACAGGGAGAAGTGTTTGGACCACATCATCAGTGCCTCAGCATGATGTTG TATGACATGAAGAACAGAAGCACTTCGATTTTGGTAGATGTGGTCAGAAAAGCAGAAAAGG GCCAGTTTGCTGGTATATATGAGTCGCTACCATCACACTGCTGGTCTGCAGACAGTGAGAGAGTCTTCTTCAGCAGTGCCTGTGAAAACAAGAAG GCAGTGTTTTCAGTCGACAGAACCACAGGAAGAGTCATTGAAGTATGCGGACTGGATGTGCTAAGACTAG ATGATTTCGGGAGTGTGCAGCTGTTGACGATACAAAAAGACCTGATGGTGTTGAGCTGCTCTTCTCCAAATCAACCACCCTGTCTG AGAGCTGGCTTCCTCTCAACAGTCGATCACGCTGAGGACATGCAGCTCAGTAATTTGGGCGGAGCAGATGTGTATGAGGGATTTGATTGGCAGCCCATGCTGATCACACCTCCTTCTCAAGAGGAAAACCATCAGTTCT CTGGACTGAATTTTGGAGCAATTCTGTTGAAGCCATACAGTCCTCCAGAGAGGAGGAAAACTCCACTGGTGGTGAATATACATG GTGGTCCTCATGCTCATTTCGCTGCAGACTGGAACGCCACAGCCGCTGCTTTAACCAAACTGGGCTTTGCCGTTCTCATGG TGAACTACAGGGGCTCTACTGGTTTCGGTCAAGATAGCATAGAGTCTCTACTTGGAAATGTTGGCAGTCAGGATGTCAAAGATGTtcag AGGGCAGTGTTGTGCGCTTTACAGAACGAAACAAGTCTTGATCCTGATAGGGTGGCAGTGATGGGCGGCTCTCATGGTGGTTTTCTGGCCTGCCACCTGGTTGGACAATATCCAGATTTCTACAGAGCATGTGCGGCACGAAACCCAGTCATCAATGCAGCCACGCTGCTCGGGACGAGTGATATCGTGGACTG GAGATATTCCTCTGTTGGGCTTCAGTATGCTTTTGACCAGCTGCCTACGTCACAGTCCCTCATTTCCATGCTGGAGAAATCACCTATAGTACATGCTCCACAG ATACGTGCTCCTGTGTTGTTGATGTTGGGTGGGAGAGACCGAAGAGTATCACCTCACCAGGGTCTGGAGCTCTACAGAGCACTTAAGAGCAGGAATACACCtgtcag GTTATTGTGGTTCAGTGATGAGGGTCACTCGCTGTCTAAAGTCAACACTCAGTCTGACTGCTTCCTCAACATCCTTCTGTGGTTTAAAGAACATTTAAACTGA